The Nitrospirae bacterium CG2_30_53_67 DNA window TGCTGAAAACCATTGAAAAGGTGCTTGCTTGAGGAACAAGAAAGGTCAAGCCTTTGGAGAGTTCGATCTGATCGAGCGCATGACCGGACCGGCCGGGATATTTTCCAAGAATCTTCGCACTGGAATCGGCGATGACTGCGCCGTCATCTCAGGCGATGCATCGTTCGATATTCTGCTCACATCGGATCTGCTCGTTGAAAAGATTCACTTCGACCGCCGCTGGTTTCTTCCGGAGCAAATCGGAGGCAAGGCCTTTCTGTCGAGTCTGAGCGACATTGCCGCGATGGGAGGTTTGCCGGAATTCGCCCTGGTGAGCCTGGCCGTTCCCCGCTCCGTTGCAGGAAGAGAGGCAGAGGCTCTCTACCGGGGGATCAGAGATGCGGCCGGTCAGTTCAAGGTCACTCTTGCAGGCGGGGATCTTTCCGGCTCGGACGGCCGGATCTTCATCGACATGATGCATGTTGGAAGGATAGAGAAAGGCCGGGCCGTGCTGCGGTCTGGAGCGAAACCCGGAGACCGCATCTTTGTGAGCGGGACGTTGGGAGATGCCGCCTTGGGGCTTCGTGCCCTCCAGTCGGATCTGAAGATCGAGAGTGCGGAACCCTTTATACGCAGGCAGAGGATGCCTGAGCCAAGGATCACCTTGGGCCGGGCCCTCAGCTCGGGGCGCCTGGCCTCCGCCATGATTGATCTGAGCGACGGCCTCTCTTCAGACCTTGGACATCTATGCAAATCAAGCGGGGTGGGCGCCCGTGTAAGGTTTAAGGACCTGCCGGTCTCGAAAGATTACCGAAGGGTCTGTATGAAGTTGTCCGTGGACCCTGTGTCCAACCTTCTTCACGGTGGAGAGGACTATGAACTTCTTTTCACGGTCCCTCCCTGTGATCTGATGGGGTTGAAACAGGCCCGTCTTCCGGTTCCGGTGGTTGAGATCGGCGAGATTCTTACGGTCTCAGAAGGTCTTTCCGTCGAATTTCCCGACGGCGGATGCATAGAGCTTGCTTCCGGAGGATACGATCACTTTCGGATGGACGGCTGAACATAGAATCATCCCTGATCATCATCAAATAGAAAGGCGGCTTCAAATGATTATCGGAATTGTCGGGCTCCCCAACTGCGGGAAGACCACGCTTTTTAATGCCTTAACCGGCGGGACCGCCGAGACGGCCTCCTATGCCCAGACCGGGGCCGAACCCAACGTGGGCGTGGTCAAGGTCCCGGATGCACGGGTGGACCGTTTGAGCGAGATCTACAAACCCCAAAAGACCACTCACGTCTCCGTGGAAGTCGTGGACCTTCCCGGCCTTCCCAGGGGGAGCGTGTCCGAGGGGGCCAAGGTTACGGAATTTCTTCAACGAGCTCGAGAGGTGGATGCCCTGGTCCACGTGGTCAGGGTTTTTACGGATGCCTCGGTCCCGCATCCTGCCGGATCTGTGGATCCTCTCAGGGATGTGCAGGACCTCGAGATCGAGCTGATGCTGAGCGATCTCGGGATCATCGAGAAGAGGCTTGAGCGGATCGAAGCCTCCCTGAAAAAAGGAATGGATAGGCAGAAGAACGAAAAGGAGAAAGCGCTTCTCGACCGCTTCCGGAAGGCGCTGGAGGCGGAGAAGCCGCTCCGGGATCTCTCCATTGAGGCCGAAGAGGAAAAGCTGGTCCGGGGGTACCGTTTCCTGACTCTCCTTCCGGTGATCCTTGTGTTGAATATCAGTGAAGAGGCCATAGGCGCGCCCGAAACCGAGGGATTATGCGTGAGGGTCCGGGAGATGTTTCCCGGCGAGAAGTTCAGGGCGGAGGCGGTCTGCGCCAAGATTGAGATGGAACTCTGCCGCCTTTCTCCGGACGAGGCCAGGCTCTTCATGGAAGATCTGGGGATCAGGGAATCGGCCATGGAGCGCCTGATCCACACCTGCTATGATCTTCTCGGGCTGATCTCCTTCCTGACCGTGGGTGAAGATGAAGTGCGCGCATGGACCATCATGAAACAAACCCCCGCGGTGCGTGCCGCAGGGGCCATCCATTCGGATATTGAACGGGGCTTTATCAAGGCCGAGGTGGTCACTTTCGATCATTTCATCGAGGCCGGCTCCATGGCCCACGCCAGGGAGAAAGGGACCCTCCGGCTCGAGGGCAAGGAGTATATCATTCTGGACGGGGATATCGTGCATTTCAAGTTTAATGTATAACGGCTTTGTAAAAAACCCCCTCACCCTCCCCTCTCCCCCTTTGAAGGGGGAGAGGATAAAGGTGAGGGGGTTACAAATGAATAAAAAAAAGTCACAGGAGAGAACATGTCGCAAGATCTGAAAACAGTCAGTTGGGATCTTTCCCGGCTTTATTCATCGGTCTCGGACCCGGCCATGGAGACCGATATGCAGACCGGCATGAAACAGGTCCATAAATTCCGGGAGCGGTATTACGGGAAGATCGGGTCCGAAAAACTGACGGCCGAGACCCTCAGGGCCGCCATCATGGAGATCGAGGCCCTTCAGGAGAAGGTCTTAAAGCCCTATCTCTATGCCCAGCTTGTTTTTTCTGCGGACACGGAAAAGGATGCGCATAAGGAGCTGGTCCAGAAGACACGCGAGTTTCTCTCGAGGCTCCGCCACGAGATTATCTTCTTTGAACTGGAGATCCTCTCCATCCCGGATCATCGGTTTGACAAACTCATGTCCGACCCCCTGCTTGCGAATTACCGTCATTACC harbors:
- a CDS encoding redox-regulated ATPase YchF gives rise to the protein MIIGIVGLPNCGKTTLFNALTGGTAETASYAQTGAEPNVGVVKVPDARVDRLSEIYKPQKTTHVSVEVVDLPGLPRGSVSEGAKVTEFLQRAREVDALVHVVRVFTDASVPHPAGSVDPLRDVQDLEIELMLSDLGIIEKRLERIEASLKKGMDRQKNEKEKALLDRFRKALEAEKPLRDLSIEAEEEKLVRGYRFLTLLPVILVLNISEEAIGAPETEGLCVRVREMFPGEKFRAEAVCAKIEMELCRLSPDEARLFMEDLGIRESAMERLIHTCYDLLGLISFLTVGEDEVRAWTIMKQTPAVRAAGAIHSDIERGFIKAEVVTFDHFIEAGSMAHAREKGTLRLEGKEYIILDGDIVHFKFNV
- a CDS encoding thiamine-phosphate kinase, with amino-acid sequence MTGPAGIFSKNLRTGIGDDCAVISGDASFDILLTSDLLVEKIHFDRRWFLPEQIGGKAFLSSLSDIAAMGGLPEFALVSLAVPRSVAGREAEALYRGIRDAAGQFKVTLAGGDLSGSDGRIFIDMMHVGRIEKGRAVLRSGAKPGDRIFVSGTLGDAALGLRALQSDLKIESAEPFIRRQRMPEPRITLGRALSSGRLASAMIDLSDGLSSDLGHLCKSSGVGARVRFKDLPVSKDYRRVCMKLSVDPVSNLLHGGEDYELLFTVPPCDLMGLKQARLPVPVVEIGEILTVSEGLSVEFPDGGCIELASGGYDHFRMDG